The following are encoded in a window of Candidatus Margulisiibacteriota bacterium genomic DNA:
- a CDS encoding lipoate--protein ligase family protein: MATDLSLFKQFEEQAGGPTLRIYSWRPKCVSAGYSQSIEEEIDLKKAELLGWDIVKRPTGGGIVFHNEAETTYSLVMAKDDPMLPKGLVPSYKKISEAVVFALLLLGVKAEVAQSSPRLAGARHPSPSPMERGMNFDDSRKKGVRSLCFSYPAEYEIVVDGRKIVGSAQKRGKVALLQQGSIFVCPTPSSAFELLKKSHDLLNAISLEELLGRTPSVEELSTALVKGFQEVFGITFHEV; encoded by the coding sequence ATGGCAACCGATCTCTCCCTGTTCAAGCAGTTTGAAGAACAGGCGGGCGGCCCCACGCTTAGGATATATTCATGGCGGCCAAAATGTGTTTCTGCCGGATATTCGCAAAGCATTGAAGAGGAAATTGACCTAAAAAAAGCGGAGTTGTTGGGTTGGGACATTGTTAAAAGGCCGACCGGCGGCGGGATCGTTTTCCATAATGAGGCGGAAACGACGTATTCTCTCGTCATGGCCAAAGATGACCCAATGCTGCCGAAGGGGCTGGTGCCGTCCTACAAAAAGATATCCGAGGCCGTCGTTTTTGCTTTGTTGTTGTTAGGGGTGAAAGCGGAAGTTGCGCAATCCTCACCCCGCCTCGCTGGCGCTCGGCACCCCTCTCCATCTCCGATGGAGAGGGGAATGAATTTCGACGATAGTCGAAAGAAAGGGGTGAGGAGTTTATGTTTCTCTTATCCGGCAGAATATGAGATAGTTGTTGACGGGCGAAAGATCGTTGGCAGCGCGCAGAAAAGGGGAAAAGTAGCTTTGTTGCAGCAAGGTTCGATCTTCGTTTGCCCAACACCGTCTTCTGCCTTCGAGTTGTTGAAAAAGAGCCACGATTTGCTCAACGCGATCAGCCTTGAGGAGCTCCTCGGCCGGACACCATCGGTTGAGGAGCTCTCGACCGCGCT
- a CDS encoding DNA-3-methyladenine glycosylase, translated as MIRPSRLARDFFFPSTLEVAKSLLGKFLIHEYHGQKIGGMIVETEAYVGKKDKASHAYKGKRTQRNEVEYGSGGHVYIYLVYGLHLQLNFVTAGRDEPECVLVRALEPVDSLDLMKKFRQTNNEANLTNGPGKLCQALNLNRSLNGHDLCEKSSHFYIEDRGIIIPSKDIKKAPRIGIDYAGPYWSKIHWRFFVKDNPFVSK; from the coding sequence ATGATAAGACCCTCAAGGTTAGCCCGCGATTTTTTCTTTCCCTCCACTCTTGAAGTCGCCAAATCTCTTCTCGGGAAATTTCTTATCCATGAATATCACGGCCAGAAGATCGGGGGAATGATCGTTGAGACCGAAGCTTATGTCGGCAAAAAGGATAAGGCATCTCATGCCTATAAAGGGAAGCGCACCCAAAGAAACGAGGTTGAATACGGCAGCGGCGGTCATGTTTATATTTATTTAGTTTACGGCCTGCATCTGCAATTGAACTTTGTTACCGCGGGAAGGGACGAGCCGGAATGCGTTTTGGTCCGGGCGCTGGAGCCGGTTGACAGCCTCGATCTGATGAAAAAGTTCCGCCAGACCAATAATGAAGCGAATCTGACTAACGGTCCGGGAAAACTATGCCAGGCCCTAAATCTGAACAGATCTTTAAACGGCCATGACCTCTGCGAAAAGAGTTCCCACTTTTATATTGAAGATCGCGGAATAATTATTCCTTCAAAAGACATCAAAAAGGCCCCCCGGATTGGAATAGACTACGCCGGCCCCTACTGGTCAAAGATCCACTGGCGGTTCTTTGTAAAAGATAATCCCTTCGTTTCCAAATAG
- the gcvPB gene encoding aminomethyl-transferring glycine dehydrogenase subunit GcvPB gives MGEELIFAKSSPGAKGYSLPELDVPGRPLEELLPKEALRAELNLPEVSELDVVRHFTRLSQQNFSVDTHFYPLGSCTMKYNPKANEEAARIAGLANIHPLQPPAEVQGMLELLYNFERYLSAIFGYDAFTLQPAAGAHGELTALMMIKAYHKSKGQGSRVRVIIPDSSHGTNPASVAMVGFEPVVIKSNARGNIDVDAVKQAVGDDTAGLMLTNPNTLGLFDEHILEVAEIIHQAGGLLYYDGANANANLGICRPADLGFDVAHFNLHKTFSTPHGGGGPGSGPVGANKKLEPFLPVPRVVKEDSRYALRVTGYDKSIGRVHAFHGNVNVIVRAYAYIRSLGAQGLKEVSEQAVANANYLMNKLKPYYYLPYDRTCQHEFVISAKWQKEKYGIKALDIAKRLIDYDIHPPTIYFPLIVEESLMIEPTESESKRTMDNFCDVMIKIAKECETDPELLRQAPHHTPVRRVDEAKAAREPDLRWH, from the coding sequence ATGGGCGAGGAGCTGATCTTTGCCAAGAGTTCCCCGGGAGCCAAAGGGTACTCTTTGCCCGAGCTAGACGTGCCGGGCCGCCCGCTGGAAGAACTCCTGCCTAAAGAGGCGCTCCGCGCCGAATTGAACCTGCCGGAAGTCTCGGAGCTGGACGTGGTCCGTCATTTTACCCGCCTCTCCCAGCAGAACTTTTCGGTCGATACCCATTTTTATCCGCTTGGTTCCTGCACGATGAAATATAATCCCAAGGCCAACGAAGAGGCGGCCAGGATAGCCGGGCTGGCCAATATCCATCCGCTGCAGCCGCCGGCCGAAGTCCAGGGGATGCTGGAGTTGCTCTATAACTTTGAACGTTATCTGTCCGCGATCTTCGGTTATGATGCGTTCACCCTCCAACCGGCTGCCGGGGCCCATGGCGAATTAACTGCGCTAATGATGATCAAGGCTTATCACAAAAGCAAGGGTCAAGGGTCCAGGGTCCGGGTTATTATTCCTGATTCTTCACACGGGACGAACCCGGCGTCGGTGGCGATGGTCGGCTTTGAACCGGTAGTGATCAAATCGAATGCGCGCGGCAATATCGATGTTGATGCGGTCAAGCAAGCGGTTGGCGACGATACGGCCGGATTAATGTTGACCAACCCAAACACCCTTGGCTTATTTGACGAGCATATCCTCGAAGTGGCGGAGATAATTCACCAAGCGGGAGGATTACTCTACTACGACGGGGCCAATGCTAATGCCAACCTGGGGATCTGCCGTCCGGCTGACCTCGGTTTTGATGTGGCCCACTTCAATCTCCATAAGACTTTCTCTACGCCGCATGGCGGGGGCGGGCCGGGGTCGGGACCGGTCGGGGCCAATAAAAAACTCGAGCCCTTCTTGCCAGTCCCGCGTGTTGTGAAGGAGGATTCGCGTTACGCGTTACGCGTTACGGGTTACGATAAATCTATTGGTAGAGTTCACGCTTTCCATGGCAACGTCAATGTGATCGTCAGGGCTTACGCTTACATCCGGTCGCTGGGGGCTCAAGGGTTAAAAGAAGTTTCGGAGCAAGCGGTCGCCAATGCGAACTACCTGATGAACAAACTTAAGCCGTATTATTATCTGCCGTACGACCGGACCTGCCAGCATGAGTTCGTCATTTCGGCCAAATGGCAAAAGGAAAAATACGGCATCAAGGCCTTGGATATCGCCAAACGATTGATCGACTATGATATCCACCCGCCGACGATCTATTTTCCGCTGATCGTCGAGGAGTCGCTGATGATCGAGCCGACCGAAAGTGAGTCGAAGCGGACTATGGATAACTTTTGTGACGTGATGATCAAGATCGCTAAAGAATGCGAGACCGATCCCGAACTACTGCGCCAGGCGCCTCATCATACCCCGGTCAGACGGGTCGACGAAGCCAAAGCGGCCAGGGAGCCGGACCTCCGCTGGCATTAA
- the ugpC gene encoding sn-glycerol-3-phosphate ABC transporter ATP-binding protein UgpC, with protein sequence MARVLLENVSKLFNDVVAVKNINLEIKDKEFVVLVGPSGCGKTTTLRMIAGLEEISEGKISINDRVVNDVPPKDRNIAMVFQSYALYPHMKVYDNMAFGLKLRGIPKAEIDRRVHEAGEILELSKLLDRLPKQLSGGQRQRVALGRAIVRNPQVFLMDEPLSNLDAKLRVQMRAELQRIHRTLEATIVYVTHDQIEAMTLGQRVAVILNGELQQVEAPLTVYDRPTNRFVAGFIGSPPMNFIKGTISQKDGKYNFTCEGFTFEVPADLAPLLAGYVNKDIVFGLRPEDIWDVPSSGWLDQKVIVETKVDFRELMGSDTYVYVKVGSVPLTGRVGAMANPMPGTKYDLVFNLRKVHFFDPETQKAVI encoded by the coding sequence GTGGCAAGAGTTCTGCTGGAAAATGTCTCGAAATTGTTCAATGACGTGGTGGCGGTCAAGAATATCAATTTGGAGATCAAAGACAAGGAGTTCGTGGTGCTGGTCGGCCCGTCAGGCTGCGGCAAGACGACGACGCTGCGGATGATCGCCGGGCTGGAAGAGATCTCCGAGGGGAAGATCTCGATCAACGATCGGGTCGTCAACGATGTCCCGCCGAAGGACCGCAACATCGCCATGGTCTTCCAATCCTACGCCCTCTATCCCCATATGAAGGTTTATGACAATATGGCGTTCGGCCTGAAGCTGCGCGGCATTCCCAAGGCGGAGATCGACCGCCGGGTGCACGAAGCGGGCGAAATTTTAGAATTGTCCAAACTGCTCGACCGTTTGCCGAAACAACTCTCCGGCGGCCAGCGGCAGCGCGTCGCCCTCGGCCGGGCGATCGTCCGCAACCCCCAAGTCTTTTTGATGGACGAACCGCTCTCCAACCTTGACGCTAAATTGCGCGTCCAGATGCGGGCCGAACTGCAGCGGATCCACCGGACGCTGGAAGCGACCATTGTTTATGTCACGCACGACCAGATCGAAGCGATGACGCTCGGCCAGCGGGTCGCCGTCATCCTGAACGGCGAACTGCAGCAGGTGGAGGCGCCGTTGACCGTCTATGACCGGCCGACCAACCGCTTTGTCGCCGGTTTTATCGGCTCGCCGCCGATGAACTTCATCAAAGGGACGATCAGCCAGAAGGACGGTAAATACAATTTTACCTGTGAAGGCTTTACGTTCGAAGTGCCGGCTGATCTTGCTCCCCTCCTCGCCGGTTACGTTAACAAAGATATCGTTTTCGGCCTCCGGCCGGAAGATATCTGGGACGTCCCTTCATCCGGTTGGCTGGACCAGAAAGTCATCGTTGAGACCAAGGTCGACTTCCGCGAGTTGATGGGTTCGGACACATATGTTTACGTCAAGGTTGGTTCCGTTCCCTTGACCGGCCGGGTCGGGGCGATGGCTAATCCGATGCCGGGGACAAAATATGACCTGGTTTTCAATCTCCGCAAGGTCCATTTCTTCGATCCCGAGACACAAAAGGCGGTCATCTAA
- the ribE gene encoding 6,7-dimethyl-8-ribityllumazine synthase → MGKVLEGNLDASKLKFGLVVSRFNELVSKGLLGGAEDCLRRHGAKDANVDVVWVPGAFDMPLVAKKIAKDYDAVICLGAVIRGGTPHFEYVASEVSKGIAKVSLDSGVPVIFGVLTTDNLEQALERAGAKPGNKGFAAAMAAIELGNLSKEL, encoded by the coding sequence ATGGGAAAGGTCCTCGAAGGAAACCTGGATGCTAGTAAGCTGAAGTTTGGGCTCGTTGTTTCCCGTTTCAATGAACTGGTCTCGAAAGGATTGCTCGGCGGCGCGGAAGATTGCTTGCGGCGCCACGGGGCCAAAGACGCTAACGTTGACGTGGTCTGGGTCCCCGGGGCGTTCGACATGCCGCTGGTTGCCAAGAAGATCGCTAAGGATTACGACGCGGTCATCTGTCTCGGCGCCGTGATCCGCGGCGGGACGCCGCATTTTGAGTACGTGGCCTCGGAAGTCTCCAAGGGGATCGCCAAGGTGTCGCTCGATAGCGGCGTGCCGGTGATCTTTGGGGTGCTGACGACCGATAATTTGGAGCAAGCGCTGGAGCGGGCCGGGGCCAAACCCGGCAACAAGGGTTTCGCGGCCGCCATGGCGGCGATCGAATTAGGCAACCTTAGTAAGGAGCTGTAA
- a CDS encoding bifunctional 3,4-dihydroxy-2-butanone-4-phosphate synthase/GTP cyclohydrolase II: MNTVFNSIQEAIDDIRNGKMVIVVDDADRENEGDLVMAAEKVTPQAINFMITHAKGLVCVPLAGERLDQLELRQMVDHNRETMRTAFTVSVDAHARFGVTTGISPADRAMTVEVLINPRSKKDDLATPGHVFPLRVKEGGVLKRAGHTEAAVDLAKLAGLYQAAVICEIIDRNGEMMRTPRLMAFARQHRLKIVTIADLISYRLSHEKMVNRVTVNKLPTRHGEFTAYGYEDLLNGEYHVALVKGNVKGKKDVLVRVHSECLTGDVFGSLRCDCGEQLDRAMQKINFCGQGVILYMRQEGRGIGLKDKLRAYELQEKGYDTVQANELLGYPADLRDYGIGAQILADLGLTTIRLMTNNPKKVVGLSGYGLKISERVPLTVEPNEFNKKYLQTKSRKLGHIFKEVGKHGKGPRRKPGC; encoded by the coding sequence ATGAACACGGTATTCAACTCGATCCAAGAAGCGATAGACGATATCAGGAACGGCAAGATGGTCATTGTGGTCGACGATGCCGACCGTGAGAATGAAGGCGACCTGGTCATGGCGGCCGAGAAGGTCACCCCGCAGGCGATCAACTTCATGATCACCCACGCCAAAGGGTTGGTCTGCGTTCCGCTGGCCGGCGAGCGGCTCGACCAACTGGAGCTGCGCCAGATGGTCGACCATAACCGCGAGACGATGCGCACCGCCTTTACCGTGTCCGTCGACGCGCACGCCCGTTTTGGCGTGACGACCGGCATCTCCCCGGCCGACCGGGCGATGACCGTTGAGGTCTTGATCAATCCCCGCTCGAAAAAAGATGACCTGGCTACTCCGGGCCATGTTTTTCCGCTCCGGGTCAAAGAGGGTGGGGTGCTGAAACGAGCCGGACACACCGAAGCGGCCGTTGACCTGGCCAAGCTGGCCGGGTTATACCAGGCGGCCGTCATTTGCGAGATCATCGACCGGAACGGTGAGATGATGCGGACGCCGCGGCTGATGGCTTTCGCCCGCCAGCACCGGCTCAAGATCGTGACCATTGCCGACCTGATCTCCTATCGCTTGAGCCATGAGAAGATGGTCAACCGGGTGACGGTCAATAAACTGCCGACCCGCCATGGCGAGTTCACGGCCTACGGTTACGAAGACCTGCTCAACGGCGAATACCATGTTGCTTTGGTCAAAGGGAATGTCAAAGGGAAAAAGGACGTGCTGGTCCGCGTTCATTCGGAATGCCTGACCGGCGACGTCTTCGGCTCGCTCCGCTGTGATTGCGGCGAACAGCTTGACCGGGCCATGCAGAAGATAAATTTCTGCGGCCAGGGTGTGATCTTGTACATGCGCCAAGAAGGGCGCGGGATCGGCTTAAAGGATAAACTGCGCGCCTATGAACTGCAGGAAAAAGGTTACGATACCGTCCAAGCGAACGAACTGCTCGGTTATCCGGCTGACCTGCGCGACTACGGCATCGGCGCCCAGATCCTGGCCGATCTCGGCCTGACGACGATCCGCTTGATGACCAATAACCCGAAGAAGGTCGTCGGCCTAAGCGGTTACGGCCTCAAGATCAGCGAGCGGGTGCCGCTGACCGTCGAGCCGAATGAGTTCAACAAAAAATATCTCCAGACCAAATCGCGGAAGCTTGGCCACATTTTCAAGGAGGTTGGTAAACATGGGAAAGGTCCTCGAAGGAAACCTGGATGCTAG
- a CDS encoding riboflavin synthase produces the protein MFTGIIEQVGTVVSLIRTGSAAKLAIAAPKLFDDVKIGDSVAANGVCLTVTAVRRDFAEFDLSAETLKRSTFTFIRIGDKLNLEKALPISGRLGGHLVSGHIDGTGEIRHKVGSGEGLELHLSVPSELIQYLVPKGSIAVDGVSLTVADFRDGLVQLAVVPHTLKTTTLGQKAISDRVNIEVDMLSKYIEKHLHGEPRGISEEMMMRAGFMPLGWSDN, from the coding sequence ATGTTCACGGGGATAATCGAGCAAGTAGGCACGGTCGTCTCGCTCATCCGGACCGGTTCGGCCGCCAAGCTAGCCATAGCTGCCCCCAAGCTGTTCGACGACGTTAAGATCGGCGATAGCGTCGCGGCCAACGGCGTCTGCCTGACCGTGACCGCCGTCCGCCGTGATTTTGCCGAATTCGACCTCTCGGCCGAAACACTCAAACGCTCGACCTTTACTTTTATCCGCATTGGCGACAAACTAAACCTGGAAAAAGCCCTGCCGATCTCCGGCCGTTTGGGCGGCCATTTGGTCAGCGGCCACATTGACGGGACGGGGGAGATCAGGCACAAGGTCGGCTCGGGCGAGGGGTTGGAACTGCATCTCTCCGTGCCGAGCGAACTGATCCAATACCTGGTCCCCAAAGGGTCGATCGCCGTCGATGGCGTCAGCCTGACGGTGGCCGATTTCCGCGACGGGCTGGTCCAGCTTGCCGTTGTCCCGCATACCCTCAAGACGACCACCCTGGGACAGAAGGCGATCAGTGACCGGGTCAACATTGAGGTCGATATGCTCTCCAAATACATTGAGAAGCACCTGCACGGCGAACCGCGCGGCATCTCGGAAGAGATGATGATGCGGGCCGGTTTTATGCCTCTCGGCTGGTCGGATAATTAA
- the nusB gene encoding transcription antitermination factor NusB: MGKRSTSRRLAMQAIYQAEVADTTIETALQNLFAAEKLIPATEKFAVELAGQAWAERAESDRAITKLSKDWPLDRLGRVDHSILRLALCELRAGELPASVVIDEAVEMAKKYSSQEAAKFINGILGGYLKN; the protein is encoded by the coding sequence ATGGGTAAGCGTTCAACCTCCCGCCGCCTCGCTATGCAGGCCATCTACCAGGCCGAAGTTGCCGATACCACGATCGAGACCGCGCTCCAGAACCTCTTTGCCGCGGAAAAGCTGATCCCCGCCACGGAAAAGTTCGCGGTTGAATTGGCCGGGCAAGCGTGGGCGGAGCGGGCGGAGAGCGACCGGGCGATCACTAAACTCTCCAAAGATTGGCCGCTCGACCGTTTAGGCCGGGTTGACCACAGCATTCTCCGCCTGGCCCTGTGCGAGCTGCGCGCCGGCGAATTGCCGGCCTCGGTGGTGATCGATGAGGCGGTCGAAATGGCGAAAAAGTATTCCAGCCAGGAGGCCGCCAAGTTCATCAACGGCATCCTCGGCGGGTATTTGAAAAACTAG
- the accC gene encoding acetyl-CoA carboxylase biotin carboxylase subunit, translated as MFKKILIANRGEIAVRIIRAAKELGITAVAVYSEADKDALHVKIADESYCIGPAAPGQSYLNIPSIISVAEVSGADAIHPGYGFLAENAKFADICAANGIVFIGPPIDAMQRMGDKATARKTVAKAGVPTVPGSDGTIADEGEAKRVADKIGYPVVIKATAGGGGRGMRVVWQGDEFVHLMRTARAEAGAAFGNPEVYVEKFIEEPRHIEVQLLADKHGNTIYLGERDCSIQRRHQKLVEESLSPAIDEKTRRKLGESAVKVARAVNYFSAGTIEFLFDRHGHFYFMEMNTRIQVEHPVTEMITNIDIIKEQIIIAAGEKLLIRQGDVKFQGHAIECRINAEDHTRNFMPSPGEIKAYHAPGGPGIRVDSHAFSGYVIQPHYDSLVAKLIAWGKDRPEAIQRMARALDEFVIDGIHTTIPFHIKVLKNEAFKRGDVTTKFIEEHFGVGG; from the coding sequence ATGTTCAAGAAGATACTGATCGCCAACCGCGGGGAGATCGCCGTCCGGATAATCCGGGCCGCCAAAGAGCTGGGGATCACCGCCGTCGCGGTCTATTCCGAAGCGGACAAGGACGCCCTCCACGTTAAGATCGCCGATGAGTCCTACTGCATCGGCCCGGCCGCTCCCGGCCAGAGCTACCTCAATATCCCGAGCATCATCAGCGTGGCCGAGGTCTCCGGCGCCGACGCCATCCATCCGGGTTACGGCTTCCTGGCCGAGAACGCGAAATTCGCCGATATCTGCGCGGCCAACGGGATCGTTTTTATCGGCCCGCCGATCGACGCGATGCAGCGGATGGGGGACAAGGCGACGGCGCGCAAGACCGTCGCCAAAGCCGGTGTGCCGACCGTGCCCGGCTCCGACGGGACGATCGCCGACGAAGGGGAAGCCAAGCGGGTTGCCGACAAGATCGGTTATCCGGTCGTCATCAAAGCGACGGCCGGGGGCGGGGGGCGGGGGATGCGGGTCGTCTGGCAGGGTGATGAATTCGTCCATCTGATGCGGACGGCGCGGGCCGAGGCCGGCGCCGCCTTCGGTAATCCGGAGGTCTACGTCGAAAAGTTCATTGAAGAGCCGCGCCACATTGAGGTGCAGCTCCTGGCCGACAAGCACGGCAACACCATTTATCTCGGGGAACGCGATTGCTCCATCCAGCGCCGGCACCAAAAACTGGTCGAGGAATCGCTCTCGCCGGCGATCGATGAGAAGACCCGCCGCAAGCTGGGTGAGTCGGCGGTCAAGGTGGCCAGGGCGGTCAATTACTTCAGCGCCGGGACGATCGAATTTCTCTTTGACCGGCACGGCCACTTTTATTTCATGGAGATGAACACCCGCATCCAGGTCGAACATCCGGTCACCGAAATGATCACCAATATCGATATCATTAAAGAGCAGATCATCATAGCGGCCGGAGAAAAACTGCTGATCCGCCAGGGCGACGTTAAATTTCAGGGCCACGCGATCGAATGCCGGATCAATGCCGAAGACCATACCCGCAACTTTATGCCATCCCCTGGTGAGATCAAGGCTTATCATGCCCCGGGCGGCCCGGGCATTCGGGTCGACAGCCATGCTTTCTCCGGCTACGTCATCCAGCCGCATTATGATTCGCTGGTCGCCAAGCTGATCGCCTGGGGCAAAGACCGCCCCGAAGCGATCCAGCGGATGGCCAGGGCGCTCGATGAATTTGTCATTGACGGCATCCACACGACGATCCCTTTCCACATCAAGGTCTTAAAAAACGAAGCTTTTAAGCGCGGGGACGTCACGACTAAATTTATCGAAGAGCATTTTGGGGTCGGTGGTTAG
- a CDS encoding divalent metal cation transporter: MKFKNWNYWKLRWLIFLSVVGPGIITGTADNDAGGVATYSIAGAHFGYQMLWILILVIFMLYVTQEMGMRLGVVTGKGLADLIRERLGLRFSLIIIGLVFVANFSNILADVAGIASVADIYSIPRLIFVPIFIGLIWYIILKGSFNFVQNIFMTSCILFFCYIVNGFVARPDIPAMLHGVFVPTLPLNRDFLFLATASIGTTLTVWGQFFVQSYFVDKGVGKKYIKSARLDIFFGSLWCGVVAFFIIVSAAATLHVKGTPVNSAVDAALALGPLLGDFAKHLFAWGLLNASLLGVCVISMGTAYALTEVLGTERKVNATFREAPLFYSIIGFCLLVSTLLVFIPNFPIIFVLTASQALNTLILPILFYVILKLINDKKLMGADANGPIFNAISWLTIICFTVISFLMLYFTFFR; encoded by the coding sequence ATGAAGTTTAAGAACTGGAATTACTGGAAGCTCCGCTGGCTGATCTTCCTGTCGGTGGTCGGTCCGGGGATCATCACCGGCACGGCAGACAACGACGCCGGCGGGGTGGCGACCTATTCGATCGCCGGTGCTCACTTCGGCTACCAGATGCTTTGGATCCTCATCCTGGTGATCTTTATGCTTTATGTCACCCAGGAAATGGGGATGAGATTGGGGGTGGTTACGGGGAAAGGGCTAGCCGATCTGATCCGGGAAAGGTTAGGCTTGCGTTTTTCTTTGATCATCATCGGCCTGGTCTTTGTGGCTAATTTCTCCAACATTCTGGCTGACGTGGCCGGGATCGCTTCCGTGGCCGATATTTACAGCATTCCCCGCTTGATCTTTGTGCCGATCTTTATCGGTTTGATCTGGTACATTATTCTTAAGGGAAGTTTTAACTTTGTGCAAAACATTTTTATGACCTCTTGTATCTTGTTCTTTTGTTATATTGTTAACGGTTTTGTCGCCCGGCCGGATATACCGGCGATGCTGCACGGCGTTTTTGTCCCCACCTTGCCGCTTAATCGTGATTTTCTTTTCCTGGCCACGGCCTCGATCGGCACGACCCTCACTGTTTGGGGGCAATTTTTTGTTCAATCCTATTTTGTCGATAAGGGCGTGGGTAAAAAATATATAAAAAGCGCCCGCTTGGATATTTTTTTCGGCTCGCTGTGGTGCGGGGTAGTGGCCTTCTTCATTATTGTTTCAGCGGCGGCCACCTTGCACGTGAAGGGGACCCCGGTCAATAGCGCGGTCGATGCGGCGTTGGCGCTCGGTCCCTTGTTGGGCGACTTTGCCAAGCACCTTTTTGCCTGGGGGTTGTTGAACGCTTCTTTGCTGGGGGTTTGCGTGATCTCGATGGGTACGGCTTATGCCTTGACCGAGGTGCTAGGCACCGAACGGAAGGTTAACGCAACCTTCCGGGAAGCTCCTTTGTTCTATTCGATCATCGGGTTTTGTCTTTTGGTCAGCACCTTATTGGTCTTTATCCCCAACTTCCCGATCATTTTTGTTTTGACCGCTTCCCAAGCTTTGAACACTTTGATCTTGCCGATCCTTTTTTATGTTATTTTGAAACTGATCAATGATAAAAAACTGATGGGCGCCGACGCTAATGGGCCGATCTTCAACGCTATTTCCTGGTTGACGATAATTTGTTTTACCGTCATTTCTTTCTTGATGCTTTACTTCACTTTCTTCAGGTGA
- a CDS encoding CBS domain-containing protein: protein MVLFSEMFVSELIGDPVVDRVQESVGRVKDIIITLGESFPRVTALLIALAGEQSGEKVLLIGEIDLIGKQFCSTRTTKERVPLTSLREGEVLLLRDVIDQQIVDLDGARVIRVNDLKLAKVNEDIRLIAADVGLSGMLRRLGLLGIVSWFYGLLKKNVPEQLIGWDHVENLSGGKIAVPTKTITDLHPADVAQIISQVQTDKRTEIFSALTEKTAAEALHELEPMLGAVLIATLDTKKALGVLEKMPVDEAADIIGDLPAEKAEELLRLMRVRKAGEIRKLLKHRDETAGGLMTTEFITLDHGLTVEQVIAKLRELAPDAETIYYLYVVDEGMRLVGALSLRRLIISPPYKPITEIMIREPFAISAEMNQREVADFMSKYNLLAVPVVDAERKILGIVTVDDVMDLILPPISRRKRQTLG from the coding sequence ATGGTCCTCTTCTCAGAAATGTTCGTTTCCGAATTGATCGGCGACCCGGTCGTTGACCGCGTCCAGGAGAGCGTCGGACGGGTCAAAGATATTATCATCACCTTGGGCGAGTCTTTCCCCCGGGTCACAGCTTTGCTGATCGCCCTGGCCGGCGAACAGAGTGGCGAGAAGGTCTTGCTGATCGGCGAGATCGACCTGATCGGCAAACAGTTCTGCTCCACCCGCACGACCAAGGAGCGCGTCCCGTTAACTTCACTCCGTGAAGGTGAGGTACTTCTCCTCCGCGACGTCATCGACCAGCAGATCGTCGACCTCGACGGCGCCCGGGTCATCCGGGTTAACGACTTGAAGCTGGCCAAGGTCAACGAAGATATCCGTTTGATCGCGGCCGATGTCGGCCTGAGCGGGATGCTGCGGCGGCTCGGTTTACTGGGGATCGTCAGTTGGTTTTACGGCCTATTAAAGAAAAACGTTCCGGAACAGCTGATCGGCTGGGACCATGTCGAAAACCTCTCCGGCGGCAAGATCGCCGTGCCGACCAAGACGATCACCGATCTCCACCCGGCGGACGTTGCCCAGATCATTTCCCAGGTCCAGACCGACAAGCGGACCGAGATCTTCTCCGCTCTGACCGAAAAGACGGCGGCCGAAGCGCTCCACGAGCTGGAGCCGATGCTGGGAGCGGTCCTGATCGCCACCCTTGATACCAAAAAAGCCCTCGGCGTCCTGGAAAAAATGCCGGTCGATGAAGCGGCCGATATCATCGGCGACCTGCCGGCGGAGAAAGCCGAAGAACTGCTCCGCCTGATGCGGGTCAGGAAAGCAGGCGAGATCCGCAAACTCCTCAAACATCGCGATGAGACGGCCGGCGGCCTGATGACGACCGAGTTCATTACCCTTGACCATGGCCTGACCGTCGAGCAGGTGATCGCCAAACTGCGCGAACTTGCCCCGGATGCCGAGACCATCTACTATCTTTACGTGGTCGACGAGGGGATGAGGCTGGTCGGGGCCCTCTCTCTGCGCCGGCTGATCATTTCACCGCCCTACAAGCCGATCACCGAGATCATGATCCGAGAGCCCTTTGCCATTTCAGCCGAGATGAACCAGCGCGAAGTGGCCGACTTCATGTCCAAATATAACCTGCTGGCCGTGCCGGTCGTTGACGCGGAAAGAAAGATCCTCGGCATCGTGACCGTTGATGACGTCATGGACCTGATCCTGCCGCCGATCTCGCGGCGCAAGAGGCAGACGCTCGGATGA